The Streptomyces sp. NBC_00286 nucleotide sequence GCCGGGATGGCGCCGGAGCTGGAACAGCGGGCGCCAGCAGGCGGGTGGACGGCGCTCTTCGGCCACCGCCTCGACGGCGGCGAGATAGTGCTCCGCGAACCGTACGTCCAGCGTGATCGCGGCCTGTGCGTCGGGGAATTGACCGGTGTCCACGTGCCGGTCGATCTCCTGGGTGACGGCGAGGTAGACGCGGTTGAAGACCGCGACGCCGTCCCGCTCCGGCCATGTTGCGCTGAGTGTGCGCAAACGAGATACGACCTTGTCCACGGGTGTCGCGAAATGTTCCAACTGGACCATGGATGCAGCGTCCCACCCTTAGGGTGTCTAAAGGTCCGACGGGCCGAACGCTTCCCCAGAACGGGGGAACGCGCTCGACCGGGAAGAAGGGGGAACACCGAGTGTCAGGCAAACGTGCCCGGCGCCTTGCCGATCGCAGGTCCGAGCGCAGACGCGCCGCCCGGCGCGGCGCCATGGTGTCGGTGGCCTCCGCCGTGGTGGCGGTCGGCACCGCGACGGGGATGATGTCCGCGCTCGACGACCGAGGCGGCAGCGACGAGGCCCGCCCGGAGGTGACCAACTCCCCGTACCTGGAGCCCGGTCCGGCCGTGCCGACCTCCTCGCCCTCGAAATCCGCCTCGCCGTCCCCCTCGCCGTCCAAGTCGGCCAAGCCGAGCCCCAAGCCGTCGAAGGCCCCGAAGCCCGAGGCGAAGAAGCCGAAGCCTGTCGCGGTGTCCACGAATCTGTACCGCTACCCCGATTCCCATGCGCTCCAGTGGGTCGCCGCGAACCCCAACGACCCGCGCCGCGCAGTCATAGAGTCCCGTCTGGCGAATCAGCCGCAGGCAGTGTGGTTCGCGGAGTTCGCTCCGGACACCATCACCTCGCGGGTCCGTACAGTCACATCCGCTGCCGCTGCCCAGGGGCGCGTCCCGATCGTGGTGCCGTACGCGATCCCGCAGCGCGACTGCGGCGGGCCCTCCCAGGGCGGGGCGGGCAGCCTCGGCGAGTACGACGCCTGGATCGACAAGTTCGCGGCGGGCCTCGGTTCCGGAGAGGTCGTCGTGATCCTGGAGCCCGACGCCATCGCCCTGGCCGACTGCATGTCCGAAGGGGACCGGGGCGCCCGCTTCGCCTCGTTGGCCCGCGCGGGCCGCGTCCTCAAGACCGCGAACCCGAACGCCCGGGTGTACTACGACGCGGGCCACTCCACCTGGCGC carries:
- a CDS encoding glycoside hydrolase family 6 protein codes for the protein MVSVASAVVAVGTATGMMSALDDRGGSDEARPEVTNSPYLEPGPAVPTSSPSKSASPSPSPSKSAKPSPKPSKAPKPEAKKPKPVAVSTNLYRYPDSHALQWVAANPNDPRRAVIESRLANQPQAVWFAEFAPDTITSRVRTVTSAAAAQGRVPIVVPYAIPQRDCGGPSQGGAGSLGEYDAWIDKFAAGLGSGEVVVILEPDAIALADCMSEGDRGARFASLARAGRVLKTANPNARVYYDAGHSTWRGAGTMAGRLRQAGAASAASSDGIFSNVANFNGTNGEIAYVRQTLDALGGPASLGAVIDTSRNGGRTPPPGEWCDPAGLKLGRAPTLNTGEARIDGYLWIKLPGESDGCQAAPGTFAPDYAYDLAR